Part of the Citrus sinensis cultivar Valencia sweet orange chromosome 2, DVS_A1.0, whole genome shotgun sequence genome, AcctaggaatttttttttattaaccatTTACTGAACCGTAAGCTTGTCCTTCTAGTTCAACTTATTGTTAGTTTATCGCCTTGAGTATTTATGGCCATGGTTTAAGGTCTGTGTCTGTCCTACGCTAATGAAAATCATTCTTTAACGTGCTTAAAGGCACTAGACGACGGCTTCGGGGCTCCTAAAGGGGCCACAGAGATTGCCAGCCATACGGTAAAAGTCAAAGGGGAGAGCAATCACGAGGCAATGAACCCTTAAAGGTGAGATACCTTGGGCTTTACCTGGGCAGGGGGTGATTTAATTGACTATGTGTTCCGTCGTCAGCAAGCGTGGCCTGAGCGAGCTGTTTTGAACTTGGGctgagaagaaaagaaagcttCATAGAGAACTATTCCTTCGAACATGCTAGCCCCTGGATCCAGCTTTCCACTAGTTTTATGAGCAAAAATTGTTTTGAGAAGGGAATTCAGCTGACTATGGATAtcttacaattaaattttaaaagttggtctttaaattctaaaaattaaagatgatcctattatgaaaatatagtagttaaaatcttcaattttgtttattgatattttatttgtttagttACATATCTTTATAGATATATTTGATGTTACATGATTGATCAAATATTAACACAAAAATGCAAATGGAAGGAAAATATGATGCAGAGCTctaaaaaagcataaaaacaAATGGAGAGGGTGAAGCaaactttcaaaattgaaaCCCTGAGAAGGAATTGACAaagtttaatgaaaaaattaatcgaaaaatatttaatctcGCTGCTATCAAGTACGAAGTTGGTGAGCTAAAGAGGAACAATTTAGATACTTATGCATTGGTACAAAAAATGTATAGTGTAGTTGAAACACTTAAACATAATATAACTCATGCAATCACACCCACAGATAAAGATGTTCAGAAtagcaaaaataaatcaagtggTCAAAATTTCATGGAAAAGAGAGATGAGTTTGGGGTGAAGATAGTAGAGATTAAGGAGAAGATTGAAGATGCATGTGATGAAAATTTGTCATTAAGAAACTTATTCACATATAGGAAATTGAAACAGAACCATATTTTccacaatattattaaaaagatatcATAATACACTATTATtctacatttttaaaaaaaattatttgtactagcacattcattaaataaataaaaaattattaaaattcatgTTCATTTATACTGATTCCTAAGCTAAATCCTGTGCACCTTGAATCCAAACTTTCCACTTGGGAGAACTCAAAATCTACCAGCAGCTGCCGTTGCTTCACCTTGGAATTTCTGATTACAGCCCCAAGCCTGTCAGCTTCCTTTGTGAGCTATTTGCTGAATCAATAATGCTTAAAACCAAGTTTTAGCTTTGGCCTCTGTTCTTGGAGCCGCATTAGACTCATCTGCATTGCAAAGATTTTCTAAGGATCCAAACCTGACAAAGCCATTTTGCACTCAACTAAGGCATGACAAGTGTGTTTCTTTCCATTTGCCCATCTTTAACCCATAAATATTGTAAGCACCTTTTTGGCCGTGAAGTTTGCAGCTGTTGGAAGcagattaataaaatataatcatttttgCAAGCAAGTATGGGAGTATGGGAGCGACAAGGGCTAATTTTGTCACAAGGAAATCActaaggaaagaaaaagaataaactaACAAAAGAAGCATACATCTGAGGAAGGGGAGGAAACCAAACCAGAGAGAAAGGCATCGAGTTGTTCATTTTCCTTCTTGATATCTTGTAAATCAGAGTGAATGAGAGCGAACCAACAAACATTTTTCTTGGGCTTTTATTATCTTAATGACAAAATAATCAAGTGATTCAACttcattcaaaatttaaaagcagaaaaaaaaaacatatattttaaaaacctccaTGGCCACCCACTGCTTGAAATGCATGTTTGactttattcattaatttgtgTTATACTATTCTAAAACATTGTGCAAAAAGATCCATAATCAGTACATAGAAATCCATAACTATTAGGACTTGGGAGATATATTTTAACTCGGGAGAAAGgggagaaaatttaaaatggaaATTCAATGTGATAAATGTGTAATGAGAACCAAAATTATATTCCAATAGGTTTACAATGTGACCAGAAATagatattcttcttttttttttaaaaaaaggaaaaataaaaaagtcataaaatttcagatttcaCTGCTTCAGCTGCTTGTAACTTACTTTCTTGCAAAGAATACAACACCATATCTAAATAGCTCTTTTCTAAAGACCCTAAAAAAATGGTTCCAACAGGTTCATTGTCTGATGCCCAGTCAGCCTAAAATGCCATTCGACCTGCAAGCCTGCTTTCTGATATCCTTCTGTCAATGGCAGCATCAATTGAGCTCATCTGAAACAGAAACACAAACAAAACGATAAGAGAAGAACTGAGGATACTATCATTTCGAGAAACCACATATGTTACAGCTTGGTCCTATACAAGTGATGCCAAACATTGCAGAAGAAGCTGACCTGGGCCAAGTCTGAATTCACTGTTcgatcattaaaataaattgtaacgATGCGAATGAAAAATTTTTGGGGTATGACCTTGTTCCACTCAAACCCAAAACACTTAAGAATCCAGCATAGGGTGAATgaataacaacaaaattaagcCAAATTTTAGGAGGACAAGTACATACACTTTGTTCTTTTAACTGGGTACAATATTAGTTTGAAGAATCCTGTACTTGTTTCCAGCAAGCTTGTCAAAAGTGTAATTACTAGAAAAATGCAAATACCTACTTGATTCTTTTGACGCCCACAACAGTTGGAGGCAGTGCGTGCAAACCGGAGAATAGCAGTTTAAGATAAACAATATTGCCATCATCCAATAGTTGGagcaaaatgataattaaaagaaagctAGCATGTTCGTCAACATTTTTTGCCCTCATTTCgtgaagattaaaaaaaaaaaaaattggaactCATAGAGAAAATACCTCTCTAAATAGGTAACAAAGCGTAAACAACTTATCTGAAAACACGAAACATAAGGCCTATCCATCTGGTTAGAAAATACAAACCAACTCCATATTTTAAAGAGGTAGTTATAACTTACCTGGCTAGTTTCATCATGCACCTGATACTTCACCGAGGACATTCTTCTCTCCTCCtgcatttttttcaaatcacaACCACAATTAACAAGTCTGCAGTAACATTTGAGATAACCACCTTTTTACTTTGCATTTAAGAATATTAACCATggtttatcaaaaataaataaataaaaataactaaccATGGACATTGCTTCATCCTCCCAAACTAAATAGACCTCATTAACAGCTGGCTGGGTTGCAGGAGCTTTATTTGCAATTACAGGGGGTGGTCCGATAGAAGGACCACCAGTATTTGGACCAGAAGCATAAGAATGAGAATTGGATAATGTCCCACCTgcaaatatgatataatttcataaatcagAAAAATCAACGTAGACACCATGTTTTAGGGATGGGAAATAAAAGTTGACCTATTCAAAAACTTCTTGAATTTCAAGGATAACATAAATTGAACTTGTAGATATCCAATGAGCAATCGTACAACAACAATATTAGTCTTAGTACCAATCAAGCTAAACAGATAAGGAATTGGATGTACAATTATATAAAGATATCACTCTCAAATGCTAGGTGATACAAAACCTATTCCTTTTAACCATAACTAGAGGAAGTTTAAACATGCATTTGAACTGCATTCAGCGTGTATGCACGCAATAGAGAATGCAAGGAAtcagagagaaaaagagagacaAAAAACTACCAACTACACAGTACATAACCCACCTTAGCTAACTACaaagaatacaaaattaaatatccatCTAATTATCAATAGAGTGAAGAATATAAAGCAGTCTAAtcatatgaaaaattgaaaaaaaaaaatgagacaCCCTTCTCAATCAAACATAACattgtgaaaagaaaaattttcattattagtgAAAGAATAATCAAACCTTGCATGCTTGGGACATGGTAGCTGTTGGTCACAGATGTGTTAGCACTTGAATGGGCATCAACTGAACCCTTAATTTCTGCTGAAGAGCTCAGTGCAATACTTGTTGAGGGAATAGGAGCCGAAAATAGGGAACTTTGACTAGTCGTATTGTTATTCACCACAGGAAACAAGGGTTGGGATACGGTAACAGGAGGTGTAGACGAGGGCATTCCAGGAGGAACTACTGGAGAAGGTTGGAGTGCAGGTGATGTAGACGATGCCAGAGGGGGCCTCACATTTTGCACAGGAAATAAAGGCTGTTGAGCATAACCCACTGCAGCAGGTGGGGGAATTGAAACTGCTGCATGCTGTGGATACCAGGGTTGAGGACGAGGAGGCACTGGCCAACCAGCGGGAGGCACGGGAACTGCAGAACTATAACTGTGGCCCAAAAACAATCAGTAAAAAACTTCAATAAACATATAACCTCATGGCATGAAAATGTTACCATATcataatgattaataaaatgaaaaagaacttATAAAGAAAGGGATGGTAATGATTTGAGATTATGGCAAGGAAAGAGAGAGTTAAAAAGTGGACATACAGAATTATACTTTATGGCTCCTTTTACGAGAGGTATgtatagaagaagaagaagaagaaggagaatcAGTAGGAAACCTACATTGGCTGCATCATGCCTAAAGTTGATTGAGGAGGATAGCTGACACCCAATTGTCCTGGCACCACCCCACCTACCAGCTGTGGGAAAGAAGTATCCACTTTGGCCATTTTAGATGGAACTTCTTCTTCTGCAATAATATTAACATTTGTTAAGAGTGAAGCTCTATTTTGCTCAATAGCTTCAGATGTGcaaaatcttcaaattttcttaagACAGAATTAGTACCGAGTCCAAAAACCACCAAGACACTTGGAACATTAGAAAGTACTTATCTATCACTTTCATGAACATTGAATCAACAATTAAGATATAAACATAACAAGTACTCCGTAACTTAGTTTGTTCAGTTTCTAGCTtgaaaaaaagtttgaatatgAATAGTAAGACCAGGGAGATTGAAGCAAACTATACAAAAAGAagttcaactactgaaaaataaCCTCTCTTGTGTACATGTGAGCAGGAGAGCGAAAAAACTCCAGCAAAGCATAAGCCAATTGttcacaagaaaaaaaaaacaccataGAGAAATCCAGCAGCCAACTGTTTGTAACTAATCTATTTATTGG contains:
- the LOC102629521 gene encoding protein SUPPRESSOR OF FRI 4 isoform X1, with protein sequence MGKKKKRVSSKVWCYYCDREFDDEKILVQHQKAKHFKCHVCHKKLSTAGGMAIHVLQVHKENVTKVPNAKPGRESTDIEIYGMQGIPPDVLAAHYGEEEEEVPSKMAKVDTSFPQLVGGVVPGQLGVSYPPQSTLGMMQPIYSSAVPVPPAGWPVPPRPQPWYPQHAAVSIPPPAAVGYAQQPLFPVQNVRPPLASSTSPALQPSPVVPPGMPSSTPPVTVSQPLFPVVNNNTTSQSSLFSAPIPSTSIALSSSAEIKGSVDAHSSANTSVTNSYHVPSMQGGTLSNSHSYASGPNTGGPSIGPPPVIANKAPATQPAVNEVYLVWEDEAMSMEERRMSSVKYQVHDETSQVSYNYLFKIWSWFVFSNQMDRPYVSCFQISCLRFVTYLERYFLYEFQFFFFLIFTK
- the LOC102629521 gene encoding protein SUPPRESSOR OF FRI 4 isoform X2 encodes the protein MGKKKKRVSSKVWCYYCDREFDDEKILVQHQKAKHFKCHVCHKKLSTAGGMAIHVLQVHKENVTKVPNAKPGRESTDIEIYGMQGIPPDVLAAHYGEEEEEVPSKMAKVDTSFPQLVGGVVPGQLGVSYPPQSTLGMMQPIYSSAVPVPPAGWPVPPRPQPWYPQHAAVSIPPPAAVGYAQQPLFPVQNVRPPLASSTSPALQPSPVVPPGMPSSTPPVTVSQPLFPVVNNNTTSQSSLFSAPIPSTSIALSSSAEIKGSVDAHSSANTSVTNSYHVPSMQGGTLSNSHSYASGPNTGGPSIGPPPVIANKAPATQPAVNEVYLVWEDEAMSMEERRMSSVKYQVHDETSQMSSIDAAIDRRISESRLAGRMAF